GGTTGATCTTAAATGTCTCATGTCCTACAGCTTCAATGGTTTTATCATTGATGATATCATGGATGAATGCACATTTGTGCACAGAGTCTTTATTCTAGTTAGAACTGTACTGTTATTCACAcaaatttataatttttcaCTGACGAAGTGACGATGCCCTCATTCTTAGGTACTACTCTGCACAATGGATGTGAAGCCGAGCCTATTGACTGTGTCCTCTGTTAGGGATTGGTCTGAGCTTCCACTAGATGCTCTCTCCACAATATTCATGAAGCTTGGGACCATTGAGATCCTGATGGGCGCAGGACTTGTGTGCCGTTCCTGGTTGGCTGCTGCAAAGTCCCCTGAACTGTGGCGCTTTGTGGACATGACGGGCCACAAGATGGTTAACAATATGGTTAACGGTGACCCAGGGATCTTATGTGCAATGGCCAAAGTGGCTATAGATCGCTCTGACGGACAAATGGAATCATTCAGGGCTCAGTTGTTTGTTACGAGTGAACTCTTGGATTACATTGAGAGCAGGTATTGTTCTTGTCATGCTAAATTTCAGTTCTTGGAACTTGACATATTTTCTATTCATCTGTGAGTATCAGATTTTTGCTGCTGCATTACTCCCAATGACCAGTCTCATTACTTGGTTACTTTGTATTACTTAGCCTTGCAGTGATGTGACATGTTCATCATGTCAGTATTATGCTTATCAGGACAATCTTTACCCTGCCTTCACAAGTCACCTATTTTTTCACTGTACCCCCCGGGACTCATACATTTGTCAGCACCACGAATAAGTGTATATGCTGCTTATAACCCCGGTAACCTGGCCCACCATGGTTTTTCCATCTAATGCAATTTCCTGAAGGAACCATACAGAACCAAGTTGGCCACTACTTGCACATTATTTCAGTATGCAACCAACAAATTGCATGGGCTCAGGCTTTTCCCAATTGGGTAGACTttatgaaaaataaattgacaaaaaaaattgtattgtTACGGAAGGGTGTATGGATGATAGTTGTTTACTACTAGGGATGTTCATGAAACTGTCTTATTTGGCCGGAAGTGGGAAAATTGTGTAGTGTGTTTACTTGTGTTAGGAAGATTTATGCAGTAATATTGTATCCTCATCTCTTGAAGTTTTGCTCATCAGGAAGAATCCACACCTGGCCTCCCCAAGTCTTATATTTCTTTACTGTAATGGGTACTACTTTACATCATTAGCACCACCTAATACGTGTATATGCTGCTTGCAAACCCCTATAAGCAATCCCATCACATTTTTTTTGGTTAGTCTATTGCAGTATTCTTGAAGGAACCGTGCTATATCAAACCAATTCACCCACCAATTGCACATTTAACATGCAAGCAGCAATTGCATGGGCTCAGGATTGCCCCAGCTGGTTAGGTTTTTCAGAAAAATGCCCCAAAACTTGCAGTTTTATGGATGGTACATTAACTTGTGGTAATATCAACACATGAAAATGCCTTCTGCGGGGCAAAGTGTTCAGTGTGTTTATTTGTGGCTAGTGCGATGCTTACACCTTGGCTAATCTGCAGTTACATCATATTGTCCAATTCAGTAATCACCTGTCCCCTTTTGTGCTTCACTCTGCAGGGCCAATTCATTGAAGAGCATACAATTAACCAATTGCTGGTATCTTTGGACCCAAAAATTGAGTAGGTTTGCATCTAAATGTCCCCTTTTGGAGGAGATAGAGTTCTCATACCAAAAAATGCTACCAGAACTTATCAGGCATCTTGGTAGCGTGCACCCAAACCTGAAGCGTCTAAGAATCTCTCTACCATCCATTTGGCAAAACGGGGTACATATGGAATACGACGAATCATGGGAGGCGGGGAAAAATGAGGAGGCCTTTGCCATAGCAGAGAGCTTGCACGAGCTGCGGTTTCTTCAGATGGCAGGCAGATGTCTATCCAACGACGGAGTGTATGCCATCATCCAGGGCTGCCCTCACCTCGagtgcctcgacatcaccaaaTGCTGCCATGTGTATGTCAATGACGAACTGCGTGCTCACTGCGCCAAGATCAAGTGTGTCTTGTTTCCCAAACGTGCTCAGATTAAGAGGACAAggcgaagatgatggtgatcttCTATGCATGACTAATCTGAGCACGGGTTTCTTAAATCcacccccccgccccccccccccaccccccaaaaaaaaaaaaaaaaatctttggcTTTGAAAAGAGACCCCTACCTGGACGGAATGGGGGTTGGCTATATGGGAAAAAATCCTCGCAAGTGGGGGGGACAAATATTTGATATTTGGGGGGGCGCCGAGCACAATTATTCCCTTTTGAGCCGTGTGTGCCTCTGCCATCAGATGTATTACCTTCATGATGGAAAAATATCCACCACAGGTGAGAATACATGCATCGATGTGTTTTGTTTGCTCCTGTTAAATTTCTGACCAATTGGATGTACTCTTGAGTCCTGACCTTGGTCAATGTTCTATCATAGTCTACTGGAACTGACATGCTCAACCTCGCTTTGGATTAATCTAAACTTGTGATTTGAGACTGGTCACTGGTACTGAAAAGTTAATTGCAAAGGATGATTTGAGCATTCCTTTAAAATTCAGCTCCCAAAAGGAAAGTTGATACTCACTTAAAGCGAACACAAATACAGTGTCTGTTTCTGTTTGTGATGTCACCATTTAACTAGAATTGATTTTTGCTTGAAAATTTATACATATGTAGAATATTAGTGCATCAATAACACTTTCTTTGGAATTCCGTTTTTAGACATTGCAAAGCATCGTTTGTTTTTAAATGTCCACTTCTAGAGGAAATCGAGTGCTCACATCATAACATGCCAGCAGAACTTTTCAGAT
The genomic region above belongs to Setaria italica strain Yugu1 chromosome VI, Setaria_italica_v2.0, whole genome shotgun sequence and contains:
- the LOC101770739 gene encoding putative F-box/LRR-repeat protein 23; this translates as MDVKPSLLTVSSVRDWSELPLDALSTIFMKLGTIEILMGAGLVCRSWLAAAKSPELWRFVDMTGHKMVNNMVNGDPGILCAMAKVAIDRSDGQMESFRAQLFVTSELLDYIESRANSLKSIQLTNCWYLWTQKLSRFASKCPLLEEIEFSYQKMLPELIRHLGSVHPNLKRLRISLPSIWQNGVHMEYDESWEAGKNEEAFAIAESLHELRFLQMAGRCLSNDGVYAIIQGCPHLECLDITKCCHVYVNDELRAHCAKIKCVLFPKRAQIKRTRRR